CCTGCGCCAGGTACAGCAGCCCGGCGCACTCGGCCGCCACCGGGCCGGTGAAGGTGCCGACCTCCTTGCGCAGGGGCTCGTTCGCCGACAGCTCGGGCGCGTACACCTCGGGGAAGCCCCCGCCGATGACCAGGCCCGACGTACCCGTCGGCAGCGCCTCGTCACGCAGCGGGTCGAAGCCGACGACCTCGGCGCCCGCAGCACGCAGCAGCTCGGCGTGCTCCGCGTACGAGAACGTGAAGGCCGGCCCGCTCGCCAGGGCGATCCGGGGCGCCGCGTTGCCGGAAGGCAGCGCTGAGCCGTCGGTCTCGGCCACCGGGTCCCAGGCGGGTGCCGCCAGCGGCGGCGCCTCGCGGGCCAGGGCCAGCAGCGCGTCCAGGTCGCAGCCCTCGCGCACCCGTTCGGCGAGGGCGGCCACCGACTCGACGGCCTCGGCCCGCCGTTCGGCGACCGGCACCAGACCCAGGTGCCGCGAGGGAGCGCGCACCACCTTCGTACGGCGCAAAGCGCCCAGCACCGGCACGCCGGAGCCCTCCAGCGCCTCCCGCAGCAGCTCCTCGTGCCGGTCGGAGCCCACCTTGTTCAGCACCACGCCCGCCACCCGCACCTCCGGGTCCCAGGAGGCGAAGCCGTGCACCAGCGCGGCCACCGAGCGGGACTGCGAGGAGGCGTCCACGACCAGTACCACGGGCGCCCGCAGCAGCTTGGCGACGTGCGCGGTGGACGCCGTCTCGCCCTGCCCGGCCGCGCCGTCGTACAGGCCCATCACGCCCTCCACGACGGCCAGATCGGCACCGGCGGCACCGTGCCCGAACAGCGGCGCGATCCGCTCGGGGCCGCACAGGTACGCGTCCAGATTGCGGCCCGGACGTCCCGTGGCGAGCGCGTGGTAGCCCGGGTCGATGTAGTCGGGGCCGACCTTGTGCGGGGAGACGTCCAGGCCCCGCGCGGCGAAGGCGGCCATCAGGCCCGTGGCCACCGTCGTCTTGCCGCTCCCGGAGGAGGGCGCGGCGATGACCAGGCGCGGCACGCGGATCACGCGGGCCTCACCACTCGATGCCCCGCTGGCCCTTCTGGCCCGCGTCCATGGGGTGCTTGACCTTGGACATGTCGGTGACCAGATCGGCGGCCTCGATGAGCGCTTCGGGCGCGTTGCGACCGGTGATGACCACATGCTGCTGTCCCGGCCGGTCGTGCAGCACGGAGACGACCTCCGCCACATCGACCCAGCCCCAGTGTATCGGGTAGGCGAACTCGTCCAGCACCAGCAGCCGGTAGGTCTCCGCCGCCAGGTCCCGCTTGACCTGCTCCCAGCCCTCGCGGGCCGCTGCCTCGCTGCTCATCTCGTCCTGGGTACTGCGCTGGATCCACGACCAGCCCTCGCCCATCTTGTGCCAGTCCACGGTGCCGCCCTCGCCCGAGTCACCGAGCACACGCAGCGCCCGCTCCTCGCCGACCTTCCACTTCGCGGACTTGACGAACTGGAACACCCCGATCGGCCAGCCCTGGTTCCAGGCGCGCAGCGCCAGCCCGAAGGCGGCCGTCGACTTTCCCTTGCCGACGCCGGTGTGCACCGCGACCAGCGGCCTGTTGCGGCGCTGACGCGTGGTGAGGCCGTCCTCGGGTACGACGCTCGGCTGTCCCTTCGGCATTACGCGGCCCTCCGTGAGTCCGTGGTGTGGCGTACGAGTTCCGAGACGGTATCGGCGCGCAGCTCCTCCAGTGTGACGGCGGTGCCGCCCAGCTCCCCGGCCAGCTCCCGCGCCAGGCCGAGCCGTACGTGCCCCGCCTCGCAGTCCACGACCACCGAGGCGGTGCCCTCGGCGGCCAGCAGCCGCGCGGCCTGCCGGGCGCGCACCACGGGCTCCGGCCCGCCGGTGGCCCGCCCGTCGGTCACCGTCACCAGCAGCGCGCGGCGCGCCGGATCGCGCATCCGCTCGACCCGCAGCACCTCACGGGCCCGCAGCAGCCCCGCGGCCAGCGGGGTACGCCCGCCGGTCGGCAGTGACTCCAGCCGGGCCGCCGCCGCCTCCACGGACGAGGTCGGCGGCAGCGCGACCTCCGCCTCGCCGCGCCGGAAGGTGACCATGCCGACCTTGTCGCGCCGCTGGTAGGCGTCCAGCAGGAGGGAGAGCACCGCGCCCTTGACGGCGCCCATCCGCTGCCGCGCGGCCATCGAGCCGGAGGCGTCCACGACGAACAGGACGAGGTTGCCCTCCCTGCCCTCCCGGACGGCCTCACGCAGATCGTCCCCGCGCAGCACCAGCCCGCTGCCGGTGCGGCCCCGCGCCCGCTGGTGCGGTGCCGCGGCCTGCACGGTCGCGGCCAGATGCAGCTTGGTCAGCGTCCCGCGCGGACGCCGGGCGCCCGTCGTACGGCCGTGCGCGGTTCGCGCCCGCGACCTGCGCCCCGCCGCGCCCTCGCCCAGCCCGGGGACGGTGAGGGTACGCGTCTTGAACGGCTCGCCGGGTCCGGTCGCGGCCTTCTCCTGAGCCGGTGCGCCCGGAGCGGGCTCCGGCTCCTCGCCGGACTGCTCGGGCGCTGTCTGTCCGGGCGGCGCCTGCTCGGGCACGGACGGCTCCCCGGCGGGCGGATCGGCGGGCGGGTCGGCAGGCCCTTCCGGGAGCCCGCCGCCGTCGGGGCCGCCCTCCGGACCGTCCGGTTCCGGCCCGCCATCCGGTCCGTCCGGTTCCGGGTCCTCATCCGGTCCGTCCGGTTCCGGGCCTTCATCCGGTGCGCTGTTCTCATCGTTCTCCTCCAGCGTCTGGTCGAGCTTGTCCTCGTCCAGACCGGGCGCGTCGAAAGGATTTCGCCGACGCCTGTGCGGCAGCGCGAGCAGCGCCGCCTGGCGTACGTCCTCCGCCTCCACCTCGGTGCGTCCCGCCCAGGCCGCCAGCGCGGTCGCCGTACGCGCCATCACCAGGTCGGCACGCATGCCGTCCACCTCGAACGCGGCGCACGTGGCGGCGATCTGCCGCAGCGCGGCATCCTCCAGCCGCACCTTCGGGAGCAGGGCGCGCGCCGCGGCGATCCGCTCGCGCATCGTCTGCTCCTCGCCCGCCCAGCGCCCCGCGAACTCCTCCGGGCCGTCGTCGTAGGCGAGCCGCCGGCGTATGACCTCCACCCGCTCGTCCGTCTCACGCGAGGCCGCCACCTCGACGGTCAGCCCGAACCTGTCCAGCAACTGCGGGCGCAGCTCGCCCTCTTCGGGGTTCATCGTGCCGACGAGCAAGAAGCGCGCCGCGTGCCGTACGGAGACGCCCTCGCGCTCCACGTACGAGGCGCCCATCGCCGCCGCGTCCAGCAGCAGGTCGACCAAATGGTCGTGGAGCAGGTTGACCTCGTCGACGTACAGCACGCCGCGGTGCGCGTCCGCGAGCAGCCCCGGCTCGAACGCCTTCACGCCCTCCGACAGGGCCCGTTCGATGTCGAGCGCCCCCACGAGCCGGTCCTCCGAGGCGCCGACCGGCAGCTCCACCATCCGCGCCGGCCGCGCCTCGCCCGCATCCGCGCTCTCGTGCGGCCCGTCCGGGCAGCCGGGATCCGGTGCGGCGGGGTCGCAGGAGAAGCGGCAGCCGGGTACGACGTCGACGTGCGGCATCAGCGTCGCCAGCGCGCGCACCGCCGTGGACTTCGCCGTCCCTTTCTCGCCGCGTACGAGGACTCCGCCGACCTGCGGGGAGACCGCGTTGAGGAGCAGGGCGAGCTGGAGGTCCCGCATGCCCACGATGGCGGTGAACGGGTAGGGGGTGCTCACGCGACTGTCCTTTCATTGAGGTGCGGTCGGATCTTGAGTTCCTGTGCGGCCGGTGGGGCCGGTGCGGCCTTGGGGCCCGGCGTCCTCACGGTGCCCCCGGCGGGACGAACGGCAGCCCCACCGGGGCCCCCTCCTCGATGAGCCGCAGCAGCGCGTCCGTGTCCGCGTGCTCCTCGATCAGGTCGCCGAGCCGGTCGAGCTGTTCCTCGCGCAGCGCGGCGAAACAGGTGCCGGGCGCGGGCACGAAGTCGCGGCCCGCGTCCGCCGCGACGCGGCGCAGGAAAGCGCGCCGGAAGCCGTCCGACTCCAGCGAGCCGTGCCAGTGCGTACCCCATACGGCGCCGAAGCGGCAGCCGTCGAGGAAGGGCGTGCCGCCGCTCACCTCGGCCACCCCGTGGTGGATCTCGTAGCCCTCGGCCCGCTCACCCAGCGCCGTGCCCTCCGGGCGGGCCAGCGTCTTCTCCTGGTGGAACCGCACGTGGACGGGCAGCAGCCCGAGCCCCTCGACGGTTCCGGCGCGCGATTCGACCTCGTCCTCGATGCGCTCGCCGAGCAGCTGGTAGCCGCCACAGATGCCCAGCACCGGGCGGCCTTCGGCGGCGCGCCGGGCCAGCGCACCGGCCAGGCCCCGTTCCCGCAGCCAGCCGAGCGCCTTGACGGTGCCCCGCGTGCCGGGCACCACCACCAGGTCCGCGTCGGCCAGTTCTTCGGGACGGTCGCTGAAGCGCACCACGACGCCGGGCTCGGCGGCCAGCGCGTCCACGTCGGTGAAGTTCGACATCAGCGGCACCGGAAGGACCGCGACCCGCAGTACGTCGCCGCCGTGCGGCGGCGCGCTCTCCGCCTCGCGCACGGTCCCGCGCAGCGACAGGCGCAGGCCGTCCTCCTCGTCGATGCCCAGCCCGTGCTGAAAGGGCAGGACTCCGAAGGACGGCCGGCCCGTCAGCTTCCGCAGCATCTCCAGGCCCGGCTCCAGCAGTCGCACGTCGCCCCGGAACTTGTTGACGAGGTAGCCGGCCAGCAGCGCCTGGTCCTCCGGCGCCAGCAGTGCCGTCGTCCCGAACAGGGAGGCGAAGACGCCGCCCCGGTCGATGTCGCCGACGACCAGCACGGGCAGCCGCGCCGCGCGGGCGAGGCCCATGTTCACGATGTCGCTGCGGCGCAGATTGATCTCGGCGGGGCTGCCCGCGCCCTCGCAGATCACCGCGTCGTGTGTCCGGCGCAGCTCCTCCAGGGAAGCGACGACGGGCTCCAGCAGGTTCTCGCGGCGCCCGTACTCCCCGAAGTAGCCCTTGGCGGACATCTCGCCGACGGCTTTGCCCATCAGGACGACCTGGCTGGTGCGGTCACCGCCCGGCTTCAGCAGGACGGGGTTCATCAGCGCGCTGGGCTCGACCCGGGCCGCCGCCGCCTGCATGGCCTGGGCGCGGCCGATCTCCGCGCCGTCGCGGGTGACGAAGGAGTTCAGGGACATGTTCTGTGCCTTGAACGGGGCGACACGCATGCCCTTGCGGGCCAGCCAGCGGCAGATGCCCGCCGTCACCACGCTCTTGCCCGCGTCCGAGGTCGTCCCCGCGATCAGCAGCCCGCCGCCGGTACGTCCGCCCCTGGCGCTCATCGCGTCCTCCTCTCGCGGACGCGGCGTACCGCGGCCCCCGTCAGTGCGGTGGTCGCGAGCGCCAGCAGCCCGACCCGCCGGGAGAGCCGTACGGCACGGCCGATGTCCGCCGCACGGACGGTGCGCCCGGGGGAGTTGAGCACGGGACGGTGTTCGGTACGGCCGCCGTACGAGAGCGTGCCGCCCAGCCGCAGCCCCAGCGCCCCGGCGAACGAGGCTTCCACGGGGCCCGCGTTGGGGCTGGGGTGACGGTGCGCGTCGGTACGCCACGCCCGTACGGCGCCGCGCGGGTCCGGCCCGGCGAGCGCGGCCAGTGCGGCGGTCAGCCGTGCGCCGGGCCAGCCCGCCACGTCGTCCAGGCGGGCCGACGCCCAGCCGAACCTGCGGTGCCGCCGGGAACGGTGGCCGACCATCGCGTCCAGTGTGTTCACCGCGCGGAACCCGGTCAGCCCCGGAACTCCCGCCAGCGCGCCCCACACGAGGGCGCCCACCACCGCGTCCGAGGTGTTCTCCGCGACCGACTCGACCACGGCGCGCGCCACCGCCGCCGCGTCCAGCTCCTGCGGATCGCGCCCGCACAGCGCGGGCAGCAACTCGCGGGCCAGTTCCAGGTCGCCGGACTCCAGCGCGGAGCCCACGGCGCGCGCCTCGCGTGCGAGGCCGGTCCCCCCGAGCGCGGTCCAGGTCGCCAGCGCTGTCACCACGACGGGTGCCGCGCCCCGCAGCCCGGATATCGCCTCTTCGGCGCGCCCGACGCGTCTGGCGCTCCTGCCAACTCCGGCGAGCGCGCCCCCGAAGACCGTGGCACCGCCCGCACACAGCGCGGTGTAGAGCGCGCCCGTGGCTCGGTCGTCCCGCCACATCAGCCGCTCGGCGGCACCGGCGGCCCGGCCGAAGGCGGCCACTGGGTGCCCGCGCCGGGGGTCGCCGAACAGGGCGTCGGCGGCGAACCCGAGGGCAGCGCCCCACACATGGGCGTCGGAAGGCCGCATCGTCAGCGTGCCGTGGCGCCTCGAAGGGACCGGGACCCGGCAGCGGCGGCGCGTGGCCGCCCGCAGGCGTGTGGTGCCGCGCTCGCGGCAGGAACGGAAACGGCGGCTGAGCCACGCATGGTGTTGGTCCTCACTCAGGGTCCGCGCCCTGGCTCGACTCGACCGGCGACGAGAGTCTCCTGGCTTCCCGGATCCGCGCAGACCCCGCCTTCCAGCCCGTGCGGGGCCGTGGCTTTCTGGGTGCGCTCCCCGGTGACAGTGGCGGGACCGCGCCGGATTCGCACCGGCTTCCTCTC
This sequence is a window from Streptomyces sp. NBC_01775. Protein-coding genes within it:
- a CDS encoding cobyrinate a,c-diamide synthase, coding for MIRVPRLVIAAPSSGSGKTTVATGLMAAFAARGLDVSPHKVGPDYIDPGYHALATGRPGRNLDAYLCGPERIAPLFGHGAAGADLAVVEGVMGLYDGAAGQGETASTAHVAKLLRAPVVLVVDASSQSRSVAALVHGFASWDPEVRVAGVVLNKVGSDRHEELLREALEGSGVPVLGALRRTKVVRAPSRHLGLVPVAERRAEAVESVAALAERVREGCDLDALLALAREAPPLAAPAWDPVAETDGSALPSGNAAPRIALASGPAFTFSYAEHAELLRAAGAEVVGFDPLRDEALPTGTSGLVIGGGFPEVYAPELSANEPLRKEVGTFTGPVAAECAGLLYLAQELDGRPMCGVLAASGRMAERLTLGYREAVAVADSALAPAGTRVRGHEFHRTVLEPGTGEVPAWGLVRPERRTEGFVQGNVHASYLHVHWAAAPQMVRRFVAGAT
- the cobO gene encoding cob(I)yrinic acid a,c-diamide adenosyltransferase, encoding MPKGQPSVVPEDGLTTRQRRNRPLVAVHTGVGKGKSTAAFGLALRAWNQGWPIGVFQFVKSAKWKVGEERALRVLGDSGEGGTVDWHKMGEGWSWIQRSTQDEMSSEAAAREGWEQVKRDLAAETYRLLVLDEFAYPIHWGWVDVAEVVSVLHDRPGQQHVVITGRNAPEALIEAADLVTDMSKVKHPMDAGQKGQRGIEW
- a CDS encoding putative cobaltochelatase, with amino-acid sequence MSTPYPFTAIVGMRDLQLALLLNAVSPQVGGVLVRGEKGTAKSTAVRALATLMPHVDVVPGCRFSCDPAAPDPGCPDGPHESADAGEARPARMVELPVGASEDRLVGALDIERALSEGVKAFEPGLLADAHRGVLYVDEVNLLHDHLVDLLLDAAAMGASYVEREGVSVRHAARFLLVGTMNPEEGELRPQLLDRFGLTVEVAASRETDERVEVIRRRLAYDDGPEEFAGRWAGEEQTMRERIAAARALLPKVRLEDAALRQIAATCAAFEVDGMRADLVMARTATALAAWAGRTEVEAEDVRQAALLALPHRRRRNPFDAPGLDEDKLDQTLEENDENSAPDEGPEPDGPDEDPEPDGPDGGPEPDGPEGGPDGGGLPEGPADPPADPPAGEPSVPEQAPPGQTAPEQSGEEPEPAPGAPAQEKAATGPGEPFKTRTLTVPGLGEGAAGRRSRARTAHGRTTGARRPRGTLTKLHLAATVQAAAPHQRARGRTGSGLVLRGDDLREAVREGREGNLVLFVVDASGSMAARQRMGAVKGAVLSLLLDAYQRRDKVGMVTFRRGEAEVALPPTSSVEAAAARLESLPTGGRTPLAAGLLRAREVLRVERMRDPARRALLVTVTDGRATGGPEPVVRARQAARLLAAEGTASVVVDCEAGHVRLGLARELAGELGGTAVTLEELRADTVSELVRHTTDSRRAA
- a CDS encoding cobyric acid synthase, translating into MSARGGRTGGGLLIAGTTSDAGKSVVTAGICRWLARKGMRVAPFKAQNMSLNSFVTRDGAEIGRAQAMQAAAARVEPSALMNPVLLKPGGDRTSQVVLMGKAVGEMSAKGYFGEYGRRENLLEPVVASLEELRRTHDAVICEGAGSPAEINLRRSDIVNMGLARAARLPVLVVGDIDRGGVFASLFGTTALLAPEDQALLAGYLVNKFRGDVRLLEPGLEMLRKLTGRPSFGVLPFQHGLGIDEEDGLRLSLRGTVREAESAPPHGGDVLRVAVLPVPLMSNFTDVDALAAEPGVVVRFSDRPEELADADLVVVPGTRGTVKALGWLRERGLAGALARRAAEGRPVLGICGGYQLLGERIEDEVESRAGTVEGLGLLPVHVRFHQEKTLARPEGTALGERAEGYEIHHGVAEVSGGTPFLDGCRFGAVWGTHWHGSLESDGFRRAFLRRVAADAGRDFVPAPGTCFAALREEQLDRLGDLIEEHADTDALLRLIEEGAPVGLPFVPPGAP
- a CDS encoding cobalamin biosynthesis protein, with amino-acid sequence MRPSDAHVWGAALGFAADALFGDPRRGHPVAAFGRAAGAAERLMWRDDRATGALYTALCAGGATVFGGALAGVGRSARRVGRAEEAISGLRGAAPVVVTALATWTALGGTGLAREARAVGSALESGDLELARELLPALCGRDPQELDAAAVARAVVESVAENTSDAVVGALVWGALAGVPGLTGFRAVNTLDAMVGHRSRRHRRFGWASARLDDVAGWPGARLTAALAALAGPDPRGAVRAWRTDAHRHPSPNAGPVEASFAGALGLRLGGTLSYGGRTEHRPVLNSPGRTVRAADIGRAVRLSRRVGLLALATTALTGAAVRRVRERRTR